Sequence from the Silvanigrella paludirubra genome:
CACCATAATGATAGTTATCATAAGTGATTGTTATTGTGCTTAATTTTTAGGCGTTAATTTCGCTCGTTTATAAACAATTTCTGAGCTTTGAGGTTAGGGAAAATTTTTAAATTGTTGCTCTAATGGAATTTGTGTTTATCAGTACCTATATAGTTACCTTATTTAAAATTATTGAACTTGCAGTTAAGAAACTAAAATTATTAAAAAATATTGACCGAGGATTTGACAAGCCGACCATTGGACGGTATAAATATCTTATGAAGATTCCAGGGTTGGAACTTCATAGAGCATTTAAGCTCATTTTTAGGAGATCATGCAATGACTAATTTAAATTATTCTGCTTTTGATTTAAATCGCCACGAAGAGCTTTTTAATATTATTAATGCGCATGATGCATGGCGCGAAATGATTGATGATGGTTTAAATAAAACCCCAGAGCAAATTTTTAACGAATCAGTTTCTATTTTGTATGAATGTTTGCCATATTACGACCAATTAAGTAACGAATCAGAAGAAGAATTTGAGGCCAGAAAAGAAGGAATGCCAGACAAATTAAAAAAATTAATTGAAGAATTTTGCTTTGATATGAAAAAACAAAAAGAAGAGATGAACTAAAAAACCCCCATGCAAATGGGGGCTAGCTTCGGGTGATTGCTGCTGAGAACAGCAATCGCAACTTTAAACAAACTACTAACTAAATGCAATAAGGGATTTTAAAATGACAGATTTTATATCAAAAAATGGCATATATTATAATGATTTTAATGACGAATTTAATTACATTGTTTACATTGAAGAAACGACTTCTTTTAATGATTCAGGCGAACCAGGAGAATGGAACGCAAGGATAGAAACAATAAAAGTTTTTGATCCAAGCCAAGAAGAAGAGGCTTTAAAATATGCAGAAAGATTAAATTTAAATGTGATAGAATTTCCCAAAGGCTCGCGCGTTTCAATTTCTACTCATAAATCCATGTTTAATTTTGTATAAATTTTAAAAAAGGAATATTAAAATGGAAATGACAAACCTAGTAAAATTAATTCGTAAAAATGCAAATTTAACGCAAGAAAAAGCCGCTAATATATTGGATGTTGAGAAAAGGACTTGGGAGCGATGGGAAGAAGGGTCACGCACCCCTAGTATTCAAAACATGGAATTATTTTGTATAAAAACTAATCAAAATTTTGATGATTATAAAGATGAATTTGAAACTTATTTAGAAATAAATAAATTATTTAGTGAACATAAATTTGATAAAGAGAAAATTTTACTTATAACTGATATAGCTGAAAAAATTACGAAAG
This genomic interval carries:
- a CDS encoding helix-turn-helix domain-containing protein, with translation MEMTNLVKLIRKNANLTQEKAANILDVEKRTWERWEEGSRTPSIQNMELFCIKTNQNFDDYKDEFETYLEINKLFSEHKFDKEKILLITDIAEKITKDILKESEKRRANAEFCKLEHFKNEILITRWGDRAIYAGTKIDANIRTWYNFLLEDFLIKKQVINYLIECDSKNLSLNYNISEENAS